The following proteins come from a genomic window of Lachnoclostridium phytofermentans ISDg:
- a CDS encoding S1C family serine protease — protein METKTPEPEKEFRFIQEKVVPRRKHRVKKMAYATAFAVALAIIFGLVARYVFIKSDHFWIKVLGIDTTKREPITFPSEGQEDPNGVDGTGENVTITPSISTTPEPTVSVTGAPSEGNGDQETVVEKKIEATIEDYERMLFELRKVGTTAMSGLAMVTAIENRVDWFDETYETKRTTTGIVIGENSAEILILTSLDKINGASDLEVTFNSGFTASGLTVPGKLWSFDKDYNLAVIAVKLKDIPPQQVSSIKTAKLGESHSVTLGTPVIALGKPDGYFGSMMFGMISSRGDYYYIMDNRLDVFHTDLNVNSNSDGVIINTNGEIIGIMTQAMKDPANPNVSTVIGISRLTSIMDKLANKTERVTFGIIGEDIPSDVLQSFNLSGGIYVTEVRSDSPAFNAGIKQGDIITQVNEFSISSVTNFNTILNNYKPKETVTVVVQRKVKQELSESSVKVVLELKE, from the coding sequence ATGGAAACGAAGACACCTGAACCTGAGAAAGAGTTTCGCTTTATTCAGGAAAAAGTAGTACCGAGGAGGAAACACAGGGTTAAGAAAATGGCGTATGCCACTGCCTTTGCTGTGGCTCTCGCAATTATTTTTGGCTTGGTGGCAAGATATGTATTCATAAAATCCGATCATTTTTGGATTAAGGTGCTTGGAATTGATACGACTAAAAGAGAACCGATTACTTTTCCGTCCGAGGGGCAAGAGGATCCTAATGGAGTTGACGGAACTGGAGAGAATGTTACAATAACACCGAGTATCAGTACGACACCAGAACCAACTGTTTCTGTGACAGGGGCCCCAAGCGAGGGGAACGGGGATCAAGAGACGGTTGTTGAGAAGAAGATAGAAGCAACCATAGAAGATTATGAACGTATGCTATTTGAACTAAGGAAGGTTGGTACTACGGCTATGAGTGGTTTGGCTATGGTAACAGCCATAGAAAATCGAGTAGATTGGTTTGATGAAACGTATGAAACCAAACGCACTACTACCGGTATCGTAATTGGTGAAAATAGTGCAGAGATACTTATCCTAACGAGTCTAGATAAGATTAATGGTGCAAGTGATTTAGAAGTAACATTTAATTCTGGTTTTACCGCTTCTGGACTTACCGTTCCCGGTAAACTGTGGTCTTTTGATAAAGATTATAACCTAGCAGTGATTGCGGTTAAATTAAAAGATATACCACCACAGCAAGTGTCATCAATAAAGACTGCGAAACTTGGAGAATCCCATTCAGTTACGCTTGGTACGCCAGTGATTGCACTTGGTAAGCCTGATGGATATTTTGGCTCAATGATGTTTGGTATGATCTCTAGCAGAGGTGATTACTATTACATTATGGACAATCGCCTTGATGTATTTCATACTGATTTGAATGTAAATAGTAACAGTGATGGTGTCATTATTAATACAAATGGTGAGATTATTGGTATCATGACTCAAGCGATGAAGGATCCCGCAAATCCGAATGTAAGTACAGTGATTGGTATCTCTAGGCTAACATCAATCATGGACAAATTAGCTAATAAAACTGAGAGAGTTACTTTTGGAATTATTGGTGAAGATATTCCTTCCGATGTCTTACAATCGTTTAATCTTTCAGGAGGTATTTATGTTACAGAAGTTCGTTCTGATTCACCAGCATTTAATGCAGGGATTAAGCAGGGAGATATTATTACTCAGGTTAATGAATTCTCAATTTCTTCCGTAACTAATTTCAATACTATATTAAATAATTATAAGCCGAAAGAAACTGTAACTGTTGTTGTTCAACGAAAGGTTAAGCAAGAGCTTTCGGAAAGTAGTGTTAAGGTGGTACTGGAACTAAAAGAATAG
- a CDS encoding GNAT family N-acetyltransferase produces the protein MEYKVNFQNDTTLRNSFHALTQKVFHFQLGDWYENGYWSESYEPHSMIDGNTVVANISVNHMTTTLDGVKKHFLQLGTVMTDPAYRNQGLSRQLMVSILEKYLGKVDGIYLFANDSVLEFYPKFGFTKSNEYVYRYHVNSSELKNNLDCKDFEPQKVDITDPNQREFLIEAAKQSVPNEAFSMDNFGLMAFCLTGPYSNNIYYLPKLDAYIVATIHEKILFLQQIIASKIIEPKDIALFYSDKIETIELGFTPFHTSLYEVSTYHEEDSTLFILGEELLAIERLKLHFQDLSHA, from the coding sequence ATGGAGTATAAAGTAAATTTTCAAAATGACACAACTTTAAGAAATAGTTTTCATGCCTTAACCCAAAAGGTATTTCATTTTCAACTAGGGGATTGGTATGAAAATGGGTATTGGAGCGAATCCTATGAGCCACATTCCATGATAGATGGTAATACTGTTGTTGCTAATATTTCCGTCAATCATATGACTACGACACTCGATGGGGTAAAGAAGCATTTCCTACAACTCGGAACTGTTATGACAGACCCTGCCTATCGTAATCAAGGCCTTAGTCGACAATTGATGGTATCAATTTTAGAAAAATATCTAGGTAAAGTGGACGGAATTTATCTCTTTGCAAATGACAGTGTGCTTGAGTTTTATCCGAAGTTTGGATTTACCAAAAGTAACGAATATGTCTATCGCTATCACGTAAATTCTTCCGAATTAAAAAACAATTTAGATTGTAAAGATTTCGAACCTCAAAAAGTAGATATTACCGATCCTAATCAAAGAGAATTCTTAATAGAAGCTGCGAAACAAAGCGTCCCAAATGAAGCTTTCTCCATGGATAATTTTGGCCTTATGGCTTTTTGTCTAACGGGTCCATACTCTAATAACATTTATTACCTACCTAAGCTAGATGCCTACATCGTAGCAACAATCCACGAAAAAATTCTTTTCCTTCAACAAATTATTGCTTCAAAAATTATTGAACCGAAGGATATCGCCTTATTTTATAGTGATAAAATTGAAACGATTGAGTTAGGGTTTACCCCGTTTCATACCTCTTTATACGAAGTATCTACTTATCATGAGGAGGATAGTACTTTATTTATTCTTGGTGAAGAGTTACTTGCTATAGAACGTCTGAAATTGCATTTTCAAGACCTATCTCATGCTTAA
- a CDS encoding 3'-5' exoribonuclease YhaM family protein — MRYLGELRDGEMFKETYLCKQLQILKTKAGKSYYSMLIQDKTGIKDAKVWELGPGIEHFDTMDYIHIEGQVTCFQGSLQLNVKRVRKCQEGEYDPADYMPSTDKNVEDMYKELLRYVDKIKEPHVKKLAQSFFVEDKDFALRFKRHSAAKSVHHGFMGGLLEHTLGVVRLCDYLADQYPLIQRDLLLVSAMFHDLGKLDEISSFPENDYTDEGNLLGHIFIGTAKLNERMKTIPGFPKKMASEIMHCILAHHGELEYGSPKKPALMEALALSMADNLDAKLQTMKEILTGEEDKNDWLGFQRLFESNVRRTSDYE; from the coding sequence ATGAGATATTTAGGTGAGTTACGAGACGGAGAAATGTTTAAGGAAACATATCTTTGTAAGCAACTTCAAATTTTAAAAACAAAGGCTGGAAAAAGCTATTATTCCATGTTAATACAAGATAAAACCGGAATAAAAGATGCTAAGGTATGGGAACTAGGCCCTGGAATTGAACATTTTGATACCATGGATTATATACATATCGAAGGGCAAGTAACTTGTTTTCAAGGCTCCTTACAGCTAAATGTAAAACGTGTTAGAAAATGCCAAGAGGGTGAATATGATCCTGCAGATTATATGCCGTCTACCGATAAGAATGTCGAGGATATGTATAAGGAATTACTAAGATATGTAGACAAAATAAAAGAGCCACATGTAAAGAAGTTAGCGCAAAGTTTTTTTGTGGAAGATAAGGACTTTGCATTACGATTTAAGAGGCACTCTGCTGCAAAGAGCGTACATCACGGCTTTATGGGCGGATTACTGGAGCATACACTAGGAGTGGTACGTTTATGTGATTACTTAGCGGATCAATATCCATTGATTCAAAGAGATTTATTATTAGTATCAGCGATGTTTCATGATCTTGGTAAGTTAGATGAAATCTCTAGCTTCCCTGAAAACGATTACACCGACGAAGGTAACCTCCTTGGTCATATCTTTATTGGAACTGCTAAGTTAAATGAAAGAATGAAGACAATTCCTGGATTTCCCAAGAAGATGGCGAGCGAAATTATGCATTGTATCTTAGCACATCATGGAGAACTGGAATATGGATCACCAAAGAAGCCAGCACTTATGGAAGCATTAGCTCTTAGTATGGCGGATAATTTAGATGCAAAGTTACAGACTATGAAGGAAATCTTAACAGGAGAAGAGGATAAGAATGATTGGCTTGGATTCCAGCGCTTATTTGAGTCTAACGTGAGAAGAACTTCAGATTATGAATAA
- the rlmD gene encoding 23S rRNA (uracil(1939)-C(5))-methyltransferase RlmD, whose amino-acid sequence MEQVKIPGKNEVVPITIEDIGADGEGIGKVHGFTLFVKDAVVGDELLVKVMKTKKTYGYARIEQIVTPSPYRVNPRCEIASKCGGCQIQQLSYEEQLRYKQNKVLNCLKRIGGIENPPMEPIVGMENPYYYRNKAQFPVGKRTDGEVVIGFYAGRTHSIIDTAKCHIGDESTEPLIACIRNFLKQENISIYDEESHQGLVRHILLRVGFTTKELMICVVINGKELPASDKLIKQILACPNLPKDFRVTSICLNKNTKKTNVILGEEIIPLYGPTYITDYIGDIKYQISPLSFYQVNPVQTKKLYELALDYTDLTGNELVWDLYCGIGTISLFLAQKAKMVYGVEIIPQAIEDAKSNAKLNDINNAEFFVGAAEEVLPKQYQLSGGKIYADVIVVDPPRKGCDESLLETIVAMEPKRIVYVSCDPATLARDLKYLIEHGYDLKKVRPVDQFPHSVHVESVTLLTRRNEL is encoded by the coding sequence ATGGAACAGGTTAAGATACCAGGGAAGAATGAAGTCGTACCAATAACGATAGAAGACATCGGTGCAGATGGGGAAGGGATTGGAAAGGTACATGGATTCACTCTGTTTGTAAAGGATGCAGTAGTAGGAGATGAACTTCTTGTTAAGGTAATGAAGACTAAGAAAACCTATGGTTATGCCCGTATCGAACAGATTGTAACCCCATCCCCTTACCGTGTTAATCCAAGATGTGAGATTGCATCAAAGTGTGGAGGTTGTCAGATTCAACAATTATCCTATGAGGAGCAATTACGCTATAAGCAGAATAAAGTTCTTAATTGTTTAAAGAGAATTGGTGGAATTGAAAATCCACCGATGGAGCCAATTGTTGGTATGGAGAACCCTTATTACTATCGTAATAAAGCGCAATTTCCAGTTGGAAAACGAACGGACGGTGAAGTAGTGATCGGATTTTATGCAGGTAGAACTCATTCCATTATCGATACTGCTAAATGCCACATAGGTGACGAAAGTACAGAACCTCTCATTGCTTGCATTCGAAATTTTTTGAAGCAGGAAAACATCAGTATTTATGACGAAGAAAGTCACCAAGGACTAGTAAGACACATCCTACTTCGAGTTGGATTTACTACAAAGGAACTAATGATATGCGTAGTTATCAACGGCAAAGAGTTACCAGCTAGCGATAAGTTAATAAAACAAATTTTAGCATGTCCGAACCTTCCAAAAGATTTTAGGGTCACCAGTATCTGTCTTAATAAGAATACCAAGAAAACGAATGTAATCTTAGGGGAGGAGATCATACCTTTATATGGTCCTACCTACATTACGGATTATATCGGTGATATAAAATATCAAATCTCACCATTATCCTTTTATCAGGTAAACCCAGTACAGACAAAGAAGCTATATGAGCTGGCACTGGATTATACAGATCTAACAGGGAATGAACTTGTTTGGGATTTATACTGTGGGATTGGAACGATTTCGTTATTCTTAGCCCAAAAAGCAAAGATGGTGTATGGGGTTGAGATTATACCGCAAGCTATCGAGGATGCCAAATCAAATGCTAAATTAAACGACATCAACAATGCAGAGTTTTTTGTAGGTGCAGCAGAAGAGGTATTGCCAAAACAGTATCAATTAAGCGGTGGTAAGATCTATGCAGATGTGATTGTTGTAGACCCACCTAGAAAAGGATGCGACGAAAGTTTATTAGAAACTATCGTTGCTATGGAACCAAAAAGAATTGTTTATGTTTCCTGTGACCCGGCAACACTGGCAAGGGATTTAAAATATTTGATAGAGCATGGGTATGATCTTAAGAAGGTTAGACCAGTTGATCAATTCCCGCACTCGGTGCACGTTGAATCCGTAACACTTCTTACAAGAAGGAATGAGTTGTAA
- a CDS encoding HD domain-containing protein yields MTYSVDRENLNNILVSSKDIKEYKDEILRIVPELIICVDCEQNMPAHIYNVFDHILETVNKVDSNLILKIAALLHDIGKPYRKTVIDNVDSFKGHEEASEIIANLILTRLGYEEVFKNKICRLIKYHDYYITPTVEGVKEAVDLIGDELMPYLFCFQKADLLAHSEQRYKPRLPKLNEANVIYESCIRESCGIK; encoded by the coding sequence ATGACATATTCAGTAGATAGAGAAAATTTAAACAATATCCTTGTTTCAAGTAAGGATATAAAAGAGTACAAGGATGAAATTCTTAGAATTGTTCCAGAACTTATTATTTGTGTTGACTGTGAACAGAATATGCCTGCTCATATTTATAATGTATTTGATCACATATTAGAAACAGTAAACAAAGTTGATTCTAATTTGATTTTAAAGATAGCAGCACTTTTACATGATATAGGTAAACCTTATAGAAAAACTGTTATTGATAATGTTGATAGTTTTAAGGGACATGAGGAAGCAAGTGAAATAATAGCAAATCTAATTTTAACAAGACTTGGATATGAAGAAGTTTTTAAAAATAAGATATGTAGACTTATTAAATATCATGACTATTATATCACCCCTACAGTAGAAGGTGTTAAGGAAGCTGTTGATTTGATAGGAGATGAGCTTATGCCATACCTTTTCTGTTTTCAAAAAGCAGACTTGTTAGCTCATTCAGAGCAACGCTACAAACCGAGATTACCTAAATTAAATGAGGCTAATGTAATATATGAGTCCTGTATTAGAGAGAGTTGTGGTATAAAATGA
- a CDS encoding beta-propeller fold lactonase family protein, translated as MRVESGHFGDILHQEIQQEGAAALTRVHCVLLNRKEDRLVAVNIALDHIFIYAVNQGYLTLERIIKAPEGSGPRHALFSENESYLYVITEYSNEIKEKAY; from the coding sequence GTGCGGGTGGAATCAGGTCACTTTGGTGATATTCTTCATCAGGAGATTCAGCAGGAAGGTGCGGCTGCACTGACCCGTGTTCATTGTGTGTTGTTAAATCGTAAGGAAGACAGGCTGGTTGCGGTAAATATTGCGTTGGATCATATATTTATATATGCAGTAAATCAAGGTTATCTGACCTTGGAACGAATCATAAAGGCTCCGGAAGGCAGCGGCCCAAGGCATGCCCTGTTCTCAGAGAATGAGTCATATCTTTATGTAATCACAGAGTATTCCAATGAGATAAAAGAAAAAGCTTATTGA
- a CDS encoding GNAT family N-acetyltransferase — MLEIKKGTKSFYIGDSEENPLAIMTYIFSGENLIIVDHTYVSDELKGQGIGKLLLKELVDWVRKENKKIIPQCSYVKAQLEKNKEYHDILN, encoded by the coding sequence ATGTTAGAAATTAAAAAAGGCACTAAGAGTTTTTATATAGGAGATTCAGAAGAAAATCCGTTAGCAATAATGACATATATTTTTTCTGGTGAAAATCTGATTATAGTTGATCACACATATGTCTCGGACGAACTAAAGGGTCAGGGTATTGGAAAGCTGTTACTGAAAGAACTTGTTGATTGGGTAAGGAAAGAAAACAAAAAGATAATTCCTCAATGTTCTTACGTAAAAGCACAATTGGAAAAGAATAAAGAGTACCATGATATATTAAATTAA
- a CDS encoding MBL fold metallo-hydrolase encodes MYELIQVGEKTYYINCPAKIGIYRINESDVCLIDSGNDKEAGKKVQKILEAHHWKLSMIINTHSHADHIGGNSLLQQRLECPAYSAGIDKSFIQNPVLEPSFLYGGYPCKELRNKFLMAQASTISELTEEVLPEGLEMIRLDGHSFSMVGLKTSDDVWFLADCLTSSNIIKKYHVSFLYDVNKYLETLVKVENLQGKLFIPAHAEPTDNIKELVDINRNKIFEIIELIKKTCKEPKCFEDILKNIFDNFQLTMDFTQYVLVGSTVRSYLSYLHDKGELEVEFKDNKLLWLAGS; translated from the coding sequence ATGTACGAATTAATACAAGTAGGCGAAAAAACATATTATATCAATTGCCCTGCCAAAATAGGAATTTATAGAATAAATGAGAGTGATGTGTGCCTAATTGATAGTGGTAATGATAAAGAAGCAGGGAAGAAAGTACAAAAAATTCTTGAAGCGCACCATTGGAAATTATCAATGATTATTAATACACATTCACATGCTGACCATATTGGTGGAAATAGTTTATTACAACAGCGTTTAGAATGTCCTGCATATTCAGCAGGAATTGATAAATCATTCATTCAAAATCCTGTTTTGGAACCTTCTTTTCTATACGGAGGATATCCTTGTAAAGAATTAAGAAATAAATTTTTAATGGCACAAGCAAGTACAATTTCAGAACTGACAGAAGAAGTGTTACCAGAGGGGCTAGAGATGATTCGCTTAGATGGTCACAGTTTCTCTATGGTTGGATTAAAAACTTCTGATGATGTGTGGTTCCTCGCAGATTGTTTAACTAGTTCTAATATTATTAAAAAATATCATGTTTCTTTTTTATATGATGTAAATAAGTATTTGGAGACATTAGTAAAAGTAGAAAATTTGCAAGGAAAACTATTTATCCCTGCACATGCGGAGCCGACAGATAATATAAAGGAACTCGTGGACATAAATAGGAATAAAATATTTGAAATAATTGAATTGATTAAAAAAACATGTAAAGAACCCAAATGCTTTGAAGATATTTTAAAGAACATCTTTGATAATTTCCAATTAACAATGGATTTTACCCAATATGTACTTGTAGGTAGTACTGTACGTTCTTATTTGTCATATTTACATGATAAAGGGGAATTGGAAGTAGAATTTAAGGATAATAAGTTACTGTGGCTAGCAGGTAGCTAA
- a CDS encoding AraC family transcriptional regulator yields the protein MLLNYREDIETCVEYIEEHIKENITMEEVASQIGYSLYHFSRVFSLCKGISVMEYIRNRRLSLAATQLFQGRKIIDIAFDYEFETPSGFANSFRNAFGYSPTQFMKRMAGYAETKTTVEIGGYIMNPAIVKRPEFMVAGYGIKTNITGDAYTKDVASFWSNYDGENLESKMYKILNPKKHGEVGLCVPLSEDGNAIYLLGVIVEDFSKVEEDMLTVVVPEAVYAVFTTPPVDTTKDMEQKEFAKIIASTWKYIFEEWFKDSGYVYDESKLDFEYYDERCHHRQDTVMDIYVPVKVK from the coding sequence GTGTTATTGAACTATAGAGAAGATATAGAAACATGTGTGGAATACATCGAAGAGCATATCAAAGAAAATATAACGATGGAGGAAGTTGCTAGCCAGATTGGCTATTCTCTTTATCATTTTAGTAGAGTGTTTAGCTTATGTAAGGGAATATCCGTTATGGAGTATATCAGAAACCGCAGATTATCTTTAGCAGCGACCCAATTATTTCAAGGAAGAAAGATTATTGACATTGCATTTGATTATGAATTTGAGACTCCAAGCGGGTTTGCGAATTCTTTTCGCAATGCATTTGGTTATAGTCCCACACAGTTTATGAAGCGGATGGCTGGTTATGCAGAAACGAAAACAACAGTAGAAATCGGAGGTTATATTATGAATCCTGCAATTGTTAAAAGACCTGAATTTATGGTAGCTGGTTATGGAATAAAGACCAATATTACCGGAGATGCGTACACAAAAGATGTTGCGTCCTTTTGGAGCAATTATGATGGTGAAAATCTAGAGAGTAAAATGTATAAAATCCTAAACCCGAAAAAACATGGGGAAGTAGGCCTTTGTGTACCCCTATCGGAAGATGGAAATGCAATCTATCTTTTAGGTGTTATAGTTGAAGATTTTTCAAAGGTTGAGGAAGATATGTTAACCGTAGTCGTACCAGAGGCTGTGTATGCCGTATTCACTACTCCTCCGGTCGATACGACAAAGGATATGGAACAAAAGGAATTTGCCAAGATCATTGCAAGTACATGGAAGTATATCTTTGAGGAATGGTTTAAAGATAGCGGATATGTTTATGACGAAAGTAAGCTTGACTTTGAATATTACGATGAACGTTGCCATCATAGACAGGATACGGTAATGGATATCTATGTTCCAGTGAAAGTGAAATAA
- a CDS encoding helix-turn-helix domain-containing protein yields MALSESRLAHLFKEETGIPLKSYIVLYALQKAYDVVFDGGSITKAAMTAGFDTPAHLAYTNKKMTGMSASGILKDSEFLKVSIDSL; encoded by the coding sequence TTGGCGCTATCGGAAAGTAGGCTGGCACATCTATTTAAAGAAGAAACGGGTATACCGTTAAAGAGTTACATCGTATTGTATGCTCTGCAAAAGGCTTATGATGTGGTATTTGATGGAGGAAGTATAACAAAGGCAGCGATGACAGCAGGCTTTGATACTCCTGCACATCTGGCTTATACTAACAAAAAAATGACAGGGATGTCTGCAAGCGGAATTTTAAAAGATAGCGAGTTTTTGAAAGTCTCTATCGACTCTCTATGA
- a CDS encoding transglutaminase-like domain-containing protein produces the protein MEKHLKATLLLDYRDKSIQELIRMKNWDQSNEFDKILQTYNYVRDEIKFGYNVDDAIPASKVLADGYGQCNTKLILFMALLRALNIPCRVHGFSIDKELQKGALPTYLYKFAPKNIIHSWVEVYYMGKWYNLEGIIIDSQYLLKLQEKFPDCKGRFCGYGVSVDNFKNPVIDWSGNDTYIQKESINEDYGTFDNPDALFSNYPQKLSLLKRFLYRHFGRHIMNRRVDKIRNL, from the coding sequence ATGGAGAAACATTTGAAAGCTACTTTACTATTAGATTACCGTGATAAGTCAATACAAGAACTAATCAGAATGAAAAACTGGGATCAGTCCAATGAATTTGATAAAATATTGCAAACATATAATTATGTTCGAGATGAAATCAAGTTTGGTTATAACGTGGATGATGCAATCCCTGCTTCCAAGGTACTTGCAGATGGTTATGGACAGTGCAATACGAAGCTTATCTTATTCATGGCACTTCTTAGAGCGCTTAACATTCCTTGTAGAGTTCATGGTTTTTCTATTGATAAGGAGCTGCAAAAAGGAGCTTTACCAACCTATCTATATAAATTTGCTCCTAAAAATATTATACACAGCTGGGTGGAAGTATACTATATGGGGAAATGGTATAACTTAGAGGGAATCATTATTGACTCACAGTACCTCCTTAAGTTACAAGAGAAATTTCCGGATTGCAAAGGACGTTTTTGCGGATATGGAGTATCCGTTGATAACTTTAAGAACCCTGTGATCGATTGGAGTGGCAATGATACTTATATTCAGAAGGAATCTATCAACGAGGATTATGGTACCTTTGATAATCCAGATGCATTATTTTCAAATTACCCTCAGAAGTTAAGTCTTTTAAAAAGATTCCTGTATCGTCATTTTGGTAGACATATCATGAACCGTAGGGTAGATAAAATCAGAAACTTATAA
- a CDS encoding helix-turn-helix domain-containing protein, whose product MNNELIAKRLKELRKSFEYTQEFVASYLNIGRQAYSHYETGRNAPTTDTLYKLASLYHIPVNDLLKLLSPHPQETYTTPESNNIASNMLSDFLDYLGNPDNEKKLKMLNRKEKELLFCFEKISTKDQDDILEFIKIKARKK is encoded by the coding sequence ATGAACAATGAACTTATAGCGAAACGATTAAAAGAACTTAGAAAATCTTTTGAATATACTCAAGAATTTGTAGCCTCTTATTTGAACATAGGAAGGCAGGCATATTCTCACTATGAAACTGGAAGGAATGCACCTACAACCGATACACTTTATAAATTAGCTTCCCTTTACCATATTCCAGTCAATGATCTACTAAAGTTGCTATCTCCACATCCACAGGAAACCTATACAACGCCTGAAAGTAATAACATTGCCTCCAATATGCTATCTGACTTTTTGGACTATTTGGGAAATCCAGATAATGAAAAGAAACTTAAGATGCTTAATCGAAAAGAAAAAGAATTATTGTTTTGCTTTGAAAAAATATCTACAAAAGATCAAGATGATATCTTGGAATTTATAAAAATTAAAGCAAGAAAAAAATAG
- a CDS encoding JAB domain-containing protein, with protein sequence MKINVYNTMLNEETRHNELKIEKSIICEDNNKLESPSEIQKLMKEQFQIHKKAEEYVYLVSLDMKCNPLGIFELSHGTVNSSLIMPREIFIRALLSGAVGIIIVHNHPSSDITPSKQDLLVTEKIAQAGNMIGVELLDHIIIGGNEYCSLKEMGVL encoded by the coding sequence ATGAAAATTAATGTTTATAATACCATGCTAAATGAGGAAACAAGGCATAATGAATTAAAAATAGAAAAAAGTATTATTTGTGAGGATAACAATAAGTTAGAATCACCGTCTGAGATTCAAAAACTGATGAAAGAGCAATTTCAGATTCATAAGAAGGCAGAGGAATATGTTTATTTAGTTTCACTGGATATGAAATGTAACCCTCTGGGGATCTTTGAGCTATCGCATGGTACGGTGAATAGCTCTCTGATTATGCCGAGAGAAATATTTATACGTGCGCTACTTTCCGGTGCAGTTGGGATTATTATCGTACATAATCATCCATCCTCTGATATTACACCAAGCAAACAGGATTTGCTGGTAACAGAGAAAATAGCGCAAGCTGGGAATATGATTGGAGTAGAATTGCTTGATCATATTATTATTGGAGGAAATGAATATTGTTCCTTAAAAGAGATGGGAGTTCTATAG